From the genome of Colletotrichum higginsianum IMI 349063 chromosome 4, whole genome shotgun sequence, one region includes:
- a CDS encoding Chromo domain-containing protein translates to MSVPLVFKGREEEMTIEELAAMSVAAKVKSTEQGTDDEEEISLVKSDITNSPAPATQSDIAAAKKRKAGRPAKKTNATKKLKQAVNSKATVKPSSAANNPSSSYGNPEPPSSAPSSTGKLSQTAAPVGADSDKRADEVDAKDDEKNSASPEPASAPKRRGRPRKTQALVPNSTADQGKRIKTKSRATSARVLMLLAKRQAKTDQHGMIDSVRTTRAASRNGFMKPVPAKTTPAKKVPTTHGRGVGRSKKTLPRGKSIAPQFTDEEYVVEKIIDSRIDPATKEQMYMVKWKGYAAKDNTWEPKKNLGKCGAMIKTFNNSQNAKGKK, encoded by the exons ATGTCTGTCCCTCTGGTCTTCAAGGGccgcgaggaggagatgacCATTGAAGAGCTGGCGGCCATGAGCGTTGCAGC TAAGGTTAAGAGCACCGAGCAAggcaccgacgacgaagaagagatTTCTTTGGTCAAGTCCGACATCACCAACAGCCCGGCCCCCGCTACACAGTCCGACATCGCCGCGGCCAAGAAACGCAAGGCCGGTCGCCCCGCGAAGAAAACCAACGCCACCAAGAAGCTTAAACAAGCCGTCAACTCAAAGGCTACTGTCAAACCTTCGTCCGCCGCAAACAACCCGTCCTCATCCTATGGCAATCCCGAGCCCCCTTCGTCGGCACCTTCGTCTACTGGCAAGCTCAGTCAGACGGCTGCTCCAGTCGGCGCAGACTCCGACAAGCGCGCTGACGAGGTTGATGCGAAGGATGATGAGAAGAATAGCGCTTCGCCTGAGCCTGCCTCAGCTCCCAAGCGGCGTGGTCGCCCGAGAAAGACACAGGCGCTCGTCCCCAACAGCACTGCCGACCAAGGCAAGCGCATCAAAACCAAAAGTCGGGCTACCTCAGCTCGCGTGCTGATGCTACTCGCCAAGCGACAAGCAAAAACTGACCAGCATGGGATGATAGACTCGGTTCGAACCACCCGCGCCGCGAGCCGCAATGGTTTCATGAAGCCTGTCCCCGCTAAGACAACTCCGGCCAAGAAG GTCCCTACCACTCATGGCCGAGGTGTCGGTCGCTCAAAGAAGACGCTCCCTAGGGGGAAATCGATCGCTCCGCAGTTCACTGACGAGGAGTATGTCGTAGAGAAGATTATCGACTCCCGCATCGATCCCGCCACCAAGGAGCAGATGTATATGGTCAAGTGGAAAGGCTATGCCGCGAAGGACAACACCTGGGAGCCGAAGAAGAACCTCGGAAAGTGCGGCGCCATGATCAAGACCTTCAACAACTCTCAGAATGCAAAGGGAAAGAAGTGA